The genomic region CGCCGTGGTGGTGCCCGCCGCGAGGCTGCGCAGGTTGGCCGCCTGGATCGCCGGGCCGTCCGCCATCGGATCGGTGAAGGGCATCCCCAGTTCGATCACGTCCGCGCCGCCGTCGACCAGGGCGTCGAGGATCGCGCCCGTCGCGGCCGGAGTCGGATCGCCCGCGGTGACGAAGCACACCAGAGCGGCGCGGTCGGCCGGGAAGGCGTTGGTGAGGCGGCTCATATCTCCACCCCCAGCGCTTCGGCGACGGTGAAGATGTCCTTGTCCCCCCGGCCGGAGACGTTGACGAGGATCATCGCGTCCTTGCCGTAATCCTTCACCACCTTGGGCAGCGCGGCGAGCGCATGGGCGCTTTCCAGTGCGGGGATGATCCCTTCCAGTCGGCAGCAGAGCTGGAACGCCTCCAGTGCTTCCCTGTCGGTGATCGGCAGGTAGCGGACGCGGCCGATCTCGTGCAGCCAGCTATGCTCCGGGCCGATGCCGGGATAGTCGAGGCCGGCGCTGATCGAATGCGCCTCGGTGATCTGGCCGTCCTCGTCCTGCAGCAGATAGGTCTTGTTGCCGTGGAGGATGCCCGGCGCGCCGCCGGTGAGGCTGGCGGCGTGCTGTCCCGTCTCGATGCCGTGGCCCGCCGCCTCCACGCCGATCATCGCCACGCCGGCATCGTCGAGGAAGGGGTGGAACAGCCCGATCGCGTTCGATCCGCCGCCCACCGCCGCGATCAGCAGGTCGGGCAGGCGGCCGGTGCGGGCGAGCATCTGCGCGCGCGCCTCCTTGCCGATCACGCTCTGGAAATCGCGCACCAGCTCCGGATAGGGATGCGGGCCGGCGGCGGTGCCGATGATGTAGAAAGTGTCGTGAACGTTGGCGACCCAGTCGCGCATCGCCTCGTTCATCGCATCCTTCAGCGTCATCGCGCCGGAGGTGACGGGCACTACCTGAGCGCCGAGCAATTTCATGCGGAACACATTGGGCTTCTGCCGCTCGACATCCTTCGCGCCCATGTAGATCACGCAGGGGATGCCGAAGCGCGCGCAGACGGTGGCGGTGGCGACGCCGTGCTGGCCCGCGCCGGTTTCCGCGATGATCCGCGTCTTGCCCATGCGGATCGCGAGCAGGATCTGGCCGATGCAATTGTTGATCTTGTGCGCGCCGGTGTGGTTCAGCTCCTCGCGCTTGAACCAGATCTGCGCGCCGCCGAGTTCCTCGGTGAGCCGGGGCGCGAAATAGAGCGGGCTGGGGCGGCCGACATAATGTTCGAGCAGGTCGTCGAACTCGGCCTGGAAGGCGGAATCGGCCTTGGCCGCGCGATATTCGCGTTCGAGATCGAGGATCAGCGGCATCAGCGTCTCGGCGACATAGCGGCCGCCGAACGCGCCGAAATGCCCGCGTTCGTCGGGCTGCGCGCGGAAGGAATTGGGGGTGGTCATCGCGACACCGCCTTAAGGAAAGCGGCGATCTTGTCCACGTCCTTCACGCCCGGCGCGGATTCCACACCGGAGGATACGTCGACCAATGTCGCGCCGGTGCGGCCGATCGCCTCCGCCACATTGCTCGCGTCCAGCCCGCCGGAGAGCGCCCAGGGCAGCGGGTGGCGGAAGCCGTCGAGCAGCGACCAGTCGAAGCGCAAACCCATGCCACCGGGAAGCGAGGCGCCGTCCGGCGTCCTGGCGTCATAGAGGATGCGGTGCGCCGCCCCGGTGAAATCGCGCGCGCGATCGAGGTCGGCGCGCGTCTTCACCGCGACGGCGGCCCAGCTTTCCAGCCCGGTGCGGCGGGCAAGCTCGGCGACGCGCATGGGCGCGGTCTTGTGGAGTTGCAGCGCATCGAGCCGGCCGGCGGTGACCGCCGTGTCGATCAGCGCGTCTTCGGGGTCCACGAACACGCCCACGCGGCGGACGTGGCCCGGCACACGCCCCGCCAGCGCCCGCGCGCGATCGGCGTCGAGGTTGCGGGGGGAGGGCGGGAAGAACACGAAGCCGACATGGCTCGCCCCGCCCGCGACGGCGGCGTCGAGCGTCTCGCGCGTGGTGAGGCCGCAGATCTTGGCGGTGATAAGCATGATCTTGCCTTTAGTCCGTTCGCCCGGACGGCAGGGGTTTGATTACAACGTGGCCCCGATCGCGCGCGCCGCCGCGTCCGGGTCTTCGGCCTGCGTGATCGGCCGGCCGACGACGAGGATCGACGCGCCGTTGTCCAGCGCCGCGCGCGGCGTCACCACGCGCTTCTGGTCCGCGACCACGCCGTCGGCGGGGCGCACGCCGGGGACGACGAAGAAGCCCTTCGGCCAGAGCTTGTGCGCCGCCTTCACCTCCTCGCCGGAGCAGACGATGCCGTCGACGCCCGCGCGCATAGCCAACTCGGTCAGTCGCAGCACCTGATCGTGTGGCGAGCCGCTGATGCCGGTCGCGTCGAGGTCGCGCTGGTCGAGGCTGGTGAGCATCGTCACCGCCACCACCTTCGTCCCCGCCGGCGCGGCGGCCTTGGCATCCTCCAGCATCGCCTGACCGCCCGAGGCATGGACCGTCAGGATCGCCGGCTCCAGCCCGCGCAGCGCCTGCACCGCCTTGGCGACGGTGTTCGGGATGTCGTGCAGCTTTAGGTCGAGGAAGATGGGGAGGCCGAGGTCCGCCATCTCGCGCACCCCGCTGCGCCCGTTGGCGGCGAAGAACTCCAGCCCCAGCTTGATCCCGCCGACATGGTGGCGCACGCGCTCCGCCACCGCCCTGGCGCGGTCGATGTCGGGCGTGTCGAGGGCGACGAAGATGCGGTTGCTCACGACGAGGCTACTCCGGCTGCGGGGACGTGGGCCTCGGTCGCCGGCGCGACGACCGGCGGCGCGGCGCGCAGATCGGCCAGCGCGCGCTCGGCGTTGTTCAGCCGCTGCCTGAGGCGCCAGCGCATCGCCCGCTGATAGATCAGGGTCGGCACGAAACCGACGAGGAAGGTGACGAGCAGGAGGAACGGCAGGTTCACCTCCGCGACGAGGTTGCCGAACAACTGGATCGTCACCCACTTCCAGTTGCCGAAGGTGAACACCGCCGCGATGAAGGCGATCAGGCACCAGAACAGGATTTTCAGAAACTGCATTCGGTGATCTCCCGCGCGAAAGGGAACTAGCGGCGGTCGCGCGGTTTTTCCAGCCTCAGCCGATCTCGCGCCGCAACTCCTCGATCAGCGCGATGGCGGTGTGGAGGCGCGGCGCTTCCTCGTCGAGGATCGCGTGGAACGCGGCGCGCTTGATTTCCGCGACGCGCCCCGGCCGCAGCCGCGCGTCGCGGGGCAGGGTGGAAACGGCGATGTCGATCATCCGCTCCGCGCCGTGCAGGCGGCCCCACAGATAGTCGTTCTCGCGATAGGCGCGGCTGAAGAACGCGCCGAAGCTGTTGAACTGGATGCCTTTCAGCGTCGCCTCCGCCCCGCCGCCGCGGATCGTGCGCGCGTCGTCCGGCGCGATGCGATCGACCTGGATCGGATCATATTCGTCCATTCCCTCGCCCTGTAGCAGCGGCAGGGTGGCGACGTCGAAATAAGGAAAGCCGAGATAGCGCAGCAGCAGCGCGCGGCGCAGACCGCGCGGCAGCCCGGCGAGCGCCTCCGCCAGCCGCTCGTCGGTTTCCGCGTCGAGCCGCTTCAGGTCCATCGATTCGGCCAGCCGGTCGAGCAGCGGGCCGGCGTCGCCGCTCAGCGCGCGCACCTCGCCGCGCAGCATGCGGTGCGATCGCGGGTTCTGGCAATCGAGATAGGCGGACAGCGATTCGTAGATCGCGTCGCGGATCGGCTGGAGTAGCGCGTCGTCCACGCCCGCCTCCAGTTCGGTCAGCCGGCGCGACATCAGCCGCAATCGGCGGATGCGGAAGCCGAGATCGAAGGTGCGCAGGAAGTCGATCGTCTCCGCGCTGCCCGATACGTTGGGCGCGGCTTCATCATAGCCGCGATCGACCAGCGCGGCGTCGATCCGGCGGCGGATGCGTTGCCAGCGCTGCGGACCCGGCTCGCCGCCGATGCCGTGGAGCAGCGCGGTGATCGTCTCGATCACGCCGACGAGCTTGAGATGGGCGTAGGCGGCATAGCTGTAGCCGGCGTGCTCCACCGCCGCCACCTGCGCGCGCCGCCGCCACGCGGCCATGCGCGTCGCGGTCGGGCGATCGAGGAACAGGGTGCGGCCGAACAGCGCCTCCACCTTCGCCTCCACCTCCGGGCGCACGGCGGCGAGGATGCCGCGCATCCGCTCGATCCGGGCGGAGCGGCCGTTGATCGCCTCCAGATTGTCGCGTATCGGCTGCTGGCGCGGCAATTCGCTGATCGCGCCAAGGATCGTCTGGAAGAAGCCGGGCACGCCCTCGCTCTCGCCGGAGAGGCGGAATTTCGTGCCGGGCGAGGGGTCGATATAGACGAAGCGTCGGTCGATCTGCCGCCGCGCCGGCCGCTTGCGCAAGGCATCGAGCGCGGGGCGGA from Sphingomonas sp. CL5.1 harbors:
- the trpB gene encoding tryptophan synthase subunit beta, which translates into the protein MTTPNSFRAQPDERGHFGAFGGRYVAETLMPLILDLEREYRAAKADSAFQAEFDDLLEHYVGRPSPLYFAPRLTEELGGAQIWFKREELNHTGAHKINNCIGQILLAIRMGKTRIIAETGAGQHGVATATVCARFGIPCVIYMGAKDVERQKPNVFRMKLLGAQVVPVTSGAMTLKDAMNEAMRDWVANVHDTFYIIGTAAGPHPYPELVRDFQSVIGKEARAQMLARTGRLPDLLIAAVGGGSNAIGLFHPFLDDAGVAMIGVEAAGHGIETGQHAASLTGGAPGILHGNKTYLLQDEDGQITEAHSISAGLDYPGIGPEHSWLHEIGRVRYLPITDREALEAFQLCCRLEGIIPALESAHALAALPKVVKDYGKDAMILVNVSGRGDKDIFTVAEALGVEI
- a CDS encoding phosphoribosylanthranilate isomerase, whose product is MLITAKICGLTTRETLDAAVAGGASHVGFVFFPPSPRNLDADRARALAGRVPGHVRRVGVFVDPEDALIDTAVTAGRLDALQLHKTAPMRVAELARRTGLESWAAVAVKTRADLDRARDFTGAAHRILYDARTPDGASLPGGMGLRFDWSLLDGFRHPLPWALSGGLDASNVAEAIGRTGATLVDVSSGVESAPGVKDVDKIAAFLKAVSR
- the pyrF gene encoding orotidine-5'-phosphate decarboxylase, with translation MSNRIFVALDTPDIDRARAVAERVRHHVGGIKLGLEFFAANGRSGVREMADLGLPIFLDLKLHDIPNTVAKAVQALRGLEPAILTVHASGGQAMLEDAKAAAPAGTKVVAVTMLTSLDQRDLDATGISGSPHDQVLRLTELAMRAGVDGIVCSGEEVKAAHKLWPKGFFVVPGVRPADGVVADQKRVVTPRAALDNGASILVVGRPITQAEDPDAAARAIGATL
- a CDS encoding lipopolysaccharide assembly protein LapA domain-containing protein — translated: MQFLKILFWCLIAFIAAVFTFGNWKWVTIQLFGNLVAEVNLPFLLLVTFLVGFVPTLIYQRAMRWRLRQRLNNAERALADLRAAPPVVAPATEAHVPAAGVASS
- a CDS encoding patatin-like protein — protein: MSTPRPPHAREKELRLALVCYGGISLAVYMHGITKEVWHLARASRASHDGERPGGTAGVYAELLDEMARDGGLRVRVLPDILAGASAGGINGIFLAQAISSGQSLDPLTDMWLERGDVEALIDAAAAPASRFSKAWALPLAWMAAGRSADKLEALDESTREEVRSKLSHFVRSRWFEPPFSGAGFTGMLLDAFDAMAAAPCGPRLLPPGQPLDLFVTVTDFTGHPERLRLHSPPEVVETEHRLVFPFSDYGEERDTLAPAAELAFAARATSSFPGAFPPFTVAELDGVLRDRGVDWPTRDAFLYRVLPRQAAANAADKAVLIDGSVLANAPFRPALDALRKRPARRQIDRRFVYIDPSPGTKFRLSGESEGVPGFFQTILGAISELPRQQPIRDNLEAINGRSARIERMRGILAAVRPEVEAKVEALFGRTLFLDRPTATRMAAWRRRAQVAAVEHAGYSYAAYAHLKLVGVIETITALLHGIGGEPGPQRWQRIRRRIDAALVDRGYDEAAPNVSGSAETIDFLRTFDLGFRIRRLRLMSRRLTELEAGVDDALLQPIRDAIYESLSAYLDCQNPRSHRMLRGEVRALSGDAGPLLDRLAESMDLKRLDAETDERLAEALAGLPRGLRRALLLRYLGFPYFDVATLPLLQGEGMDEYDPIQVDRIAPDDARTIRGGGAEATLKGIQFNSFGAFFSRAYRENDYLWGRLHGAERMIDIAVSTLPRDARLRPGRVAEIKRAAFHAILDEEAPRLHTAIALIEELRREIG